Sequence from the Ammospiza nelsoni isolate bAmmNel1 chromosome 7, bAmmNel1.pri, whole genome shotgun sequence genome:
catcccagctcctggtaGGAGCTACTGGAGATAGCTGTATGGTTGGTGCAgttccaggcagggctggtccTGCCCAGGTGAAGGGCAGCTCTGTCCCGAAGCTGGTCCCCTCCAGCTGTGCACAGAGTCCCTTGCCCCTGTGGGAGGGGagtgggagcacagggagctcttTCTCAAGCCAGGGGAAATGCTCAGGGCATTAAAAACTTTTAACTGGGGTCCATCAGCGCCCATtctgcagccagctcaggaatccctgcagggcctggctggaAAAGGAGCCCATGGTGGCAGAGTCCCACCTgaaggggcagaggcagccccaGATAAGCCCTGTGTTTCAGCGTGAGGACATGAGTGCTCCTCAGCTCCCAGAAGGTAAATCCCCACTTCACCCTGGTACCTCCTTCCCACCAGCCTCACCCCTGGCAGAGGCTGCGGGTGCCCTGGGAAAGGCTGGCTCCCTAATCCCTGGGCCAAGCAGGGACATTGTGCGGGGGCAGAAAGGAAAGCGGCGCGTCAGGCCCTTTGCCCATTGTGCCCTGAGCCCCTGCgcaaacacagcccagcactTTCATTGTCAGCCCGGCCGGGCGCGGGGGGGCCGCTCTCGCCACACTGCCTAAGTGGAATGGACAGCCGGAGTCTGGGCTGGCCGAGCAGCCGTGCCCCGTCCCCTGGCTGCTGACACAGCGCCCTGGCCGCCGCTCCAGCGCCCGCTATAAAGGGCCACAGGAGAAGCCGGCGCCGGCACCGCCACCTCCgcctctgtgccctgccctccGACCAAGTAAGTACCAGGCTGTGAGCCCCAGACCCCCGTGCACAGGCGCTGCCCCACAGCAAGCCCCCAGCCGGCCAAGGCTCACCCTGGGGAAGGGCAAGCGGCGGGGCGCTGTGTGccacaggggcaggagggaccccggcaggagggatggaggagccgggctgctctgccccgGGGCTACAGCCGCATCTGAGCTGCGGTCACCGCCGCCTCCCAGCAGTGGGTACAGTGCCACCGCACCCAGACAGCTCCCGGAGCCACGGCAGGGAGCTTGGGAGGGGAAAAACAGAGGCAGTCCTGGGTACATCACATGGAGAGATGGGGCACTGCAAATTCCCCCTACAACCTGGGGCTCACTGGACAGAGATCccccagcagggaaggaaagggaatgggaaatgTCCCCGTGCCAGCCTGGGAGGGCAAGGGGCCAGTGGCATGGGGTGTGTGAGGGCAGCACCACCGGCAtgccaggctcagcagcaggcaggagggtgGCTGGGGGCTGGTGGGGGGCACCGGCCCTGGGGTGATCCGtggggctctgccagcagccgAGAGACCCGTATGACCAGCAGTGAAGCCATGGACACCCTGGGGCAGTACAAGATCACGGTGTGGGAGGAGGAGAACTTCCAGGGCAAGCGCTGCGAGTTCCTCATGGAGTGCCCCAGCATCATGGAGCGCGGCTTCCGCAAGATCCGCTCCATCAAGGTGGAGTCTGGCCCGTAAGtgccccgccggccccgcggccccTTGGCACGCCCCGCACCAGCAAACCCACTGCTCCCAGGCACtcttgggagctgctggggagccaGAACTCCCAAGTTCTTTctcagctgtgacacagcctcATCGTGTGTCCTGCCTGCTTGTGCTCCTTGTGTTTTCCCATCTGCTAGTCAGGGAGACCTTACCAAGGCAAGGCGTAGGTTGGAGGCAATGATGTGGATCTGGGGAGAGGGGTCCCACTTTCAAAAGGGACATTTGCTGCTAGCAAGGACCCCAACATCTGTGACAGACCCATAATCTGCCAGGATGTCTCTGTCCCCTGCCCGGGAAGGAGAAGCTGACCCCTGACTGATCCTGGGGACTGTGTCATACATCTCTGAgggttttcctcctcttccttccagCTGGGTAGGCTTCGAGTACCCTGAGTACCAGGGACAGCAgtttatcctggagaagggtGACTATCCCCGGTGGGAGGCCTGGAGCGGGAACAGTGGCTACCGGACCGAGCACCTCCTCTCCTTCCGGCCTGTCAAATGCGCAGTGAGTTACTGGGACACCACACGgggagggctcagggcaggcagagcctcctccAGGTAGCCCAGCACGGAAGGAATGAGGGGCAGGCTGGAGGATGACTTACATGGGCCATGGGATGGAGGGGTGAGGCGTACACAGAGGTACATGTGAAGTGGAGGAGTAGCTGCACGCACcagctcccacctccctgcAGAGATCCTGGGATGCACTTTAGGTCTAAAATTTAGCCTGAAGCACAATTCCAGCTCTTTCTGCTTTGTGCTTTGGAGAGCcacctgccaggctggggtCCCAAGGCCTTGTCCCCCAGCCCTGATTCCCGGggctgggatgagcagggaggagctgttgGGACCGCAGGGATGCTCGGAGCGCGGGCCCGTCCCCTCGCAGCGCGGGCAGCTGGGGCGTGCCCAGGCAGCCGCGGCTCTATCGCTCCATCTGCAGAGACACCGCTGCTCGCAGCAGCGGCACGTCTGCGCCTCCGAGCGGGGGGTCCCCCCCCAACTTTTAATAATCACCAGGCAGATATGTTCAGGCTTTAATAAAGGGGATGCGATAAGATCACTCCTTGCTGGCAGGACTGCTCCTCGGTGCAGATAGATGCATGTGGGGGCTGGGCACGGGGGACAGTGCTGCATCACTCAGTGTCCCAGCCATTAACCCCACCGTGCCCAGCACCCAGAAAGGCCCCACAGAGCTGAGGGGACCTCTCTCAGCATTCTGCTTTGCCCtgagccctcctgcagccttggggAGTGTGGTgatgctgagggcagcagtCTGTGTGGGTCCAGAGATTGCAGCCACTAACTCTCACTGACAGCTGTGCACTGGGACCACAGGGACATGAGAGCAGCATCCTTAGGGCAGTTCCGGAGTGTCCCAGTGAGGGGGTGCCAGGTTGAGGGACATCCCCATGCATTGCACCAAAGCTGCTCACGATCCCAGGCCTCTCAAAGTGCCTTGGTGTGTGTCACACTGATGCCACATCCCCTATCCCTGGGCAAGCCAACCCGTTCCTGCTGACCTCCAGCTCTATCTCTCTGCAGAACCACAATGACAGCAAAGTCATCCTCTACGAGGCTGAGAACTTCCAGGGTCACAAGTTTGAGCTGAGTGACGACTATCCCTCGCTGCAGGCCATGGGCTGGGGCAACAAGGAGGTGGCATCCATCAAAGTGAACGCCGGAGCGTGAGTGCAACCAGCGGGGCAGGGACTGGGGGTGCCAAGAGCAGAGGCTCAGAAGCACCTCCTTGCATAAAACACCTCCATAAACCCCACAATGTGGAAGGGGGACCCCCTCAAAAAAGGGATGCATTCCTGCTactttttccttgaaaatacaAGCCATTAGGTATTTTCTGTCCCTCTCCTCCCAAGGCAAacagagggatgggatgggatgggatgggatgggatgggatgggatgggatgggatgggaagggatgaTTTGGCTTGGGGCTCTGAGCcaaggctctgcctgcaggtgGGTGGCATACCAGTACCCGGGATACAGGGGCTACCAGTACGTGCTGGAGCGGGACAGACAGAACGGCGAGTTCAAGAAGTACAATGAATACAGCAGCCAGGCCCACACCAACCAGATCCAATCCATCCGCCGTGTCCAGCACTGaactggggcagggctgtgcgccctgcagcctccaggctgctgtgcaATAGACCTCTATCCGGTAGCAAATAAAGGCATTTGTCAAAAAAAgagtgctcctgcctctgctctgcttctcaGGGTCTGCCATGCTGGGAGGACCGTGATGGCAACCTGGAAGGtttccccttccccaggcagTTTTGCGCTTGTGGCCAGCTCCACCCTGGGCTGAGCTCTCTGCACCCACCTCTCATCCATGCACAGTTCCACTGCTGTGGTGTTCTGACTGGGAAAATGGGAACCTGCTGGGCAAAGAGAGCACTGGATGTGGGAGAAGGCACCAAGAGGGTTGTTTCCTGGGAAGAGACATCCATCAGGGTTGTACCCTGGGATCTCCTCCCAGGATCAATGCCAGGGAAATTGGTTGCTACAAAGTCTGCCAGCTCAAGGTCCCCTTTCTCTGCACCGCTCTGGAGGAGAGAAGGGGgtccctgcctgctgtgggcctgggaaggaggaagaacaTAGGGGTCATCTGGGGAAGGGACTCTGCCAACacatggggcagccacagctgtgtcaggcttgggggcactggcacagaggggctgggcaggaggtgcAGGTGGTTGTGCAGGGGAAGGAGGCCTGGGGTAGTGTTCCACAGGTGGTAGGGGCCTGGCTTGATGCTCGCAGGTGTGtgtgtcctcctcctcctccagccttgCCACGCCAGCATATCCGTGCCAGTATCCGGCTCCAGGACACCGGGAGCCCcacccagcctcctcctcctcctccagcaccctttcccagcctcctccttttccatctGGCTCTGAACCCTCCTGGGGTGTGGGCTACCCATCCCAAGGTTCTCCCCGCACCCAGCACattgcttcctcctcctctcctcctccttgccTTCTCTCCTGCTCTGGCACCCCAAAAGCCCTCCTGGGGCACAGGCTTTGGTCCTGAGGCATTCCCCACACCCAGGACATGGATGCATGGTGGAACAGTTCTGAGTGCCTCAGATTCCTGGGCACTCTGATGCCCACCCTGCTAAAAACATGCTTGGCTCTGAGAAAGGGAGTGTCCCAGAAAGCTGCTGGAACACTGGGTTGGGGGGCAGTCTGTGCACAGCCCTCACCCAGAAGGGTGCAGAGACCCCAACCCTGGTGTGTGTGTCAGCCTGTGCATGGGTGTGTAATGGGTGTGGGTGTGcatgtgtgagagagagagagagagctgcaCTCAACTGAGCACACACACGTTTCCCTGCATGCCCCCTCTCCCCTccaccccagtgctgctgtgcagaagACCCAGCCCCTGTGTATCCCCATCCCACATGGCATCCCGGCTGCAGAGTGCCCCCCAGCCCGCCCCTGTCTCCTGTGTCCCCAGAGGCCCCACCCCGGCCGCAcggcctctcccagcacaaACACATTCCGGCACACCTGGCCAGGcgcagccagcccagggccacGTCAGCTCGGCTCCGCTCCACACCGCCGGCTCACAGGTGAAGCTTTCCCGGGCACTGCACACAGCGCTGTGATGGGGGGGCAGGGGTGGGCTGTGGGGGGCATTGCAAAGTCGCGGGTCCTTATTGCCCCACCTGGGGTGGGAGGAGAGCACTGGAGTGGGGGGTGGGGGGCAGACTGCCTCTTGCAGCTGGAGGGACCTgcagctgcttccagctggGCGTTCCAATGTCCGGGCTCCATCCCCAGTAGCCCCACAGACCTGGAACCTCATCTCCTAGATCCCACTCAGACCCACAGCCCAGTCCCTGTTCCCCCATGGACATGGGCCCCTTTTCCTGGATTTCTCATATACCCTGCCTTCCTCATCCTCTGggtctgccccagctcccccatgAACCTGGGGTCACATCACTCAGGTCCCCAAAGCTCCACATGGACACAGGGCTTGCCAGCTCTTAGGATATGACATTCCCTGTCCTTCTGCACACTTCTGACCCCAGATCACTCAAAGACCCCAGTCCCCTCACATCCCACTTTAAGCCCCCTACCCACTGGCATTCCCAGGGACCCAGGAATCTCCATCCCCAGTGCCTTCCAAAGcacctccttctccagctccagcagcccttAACCTATTTCTGATTCTGATCCCTGCTGCACCCCCTTCCCACTCTGGGCTGATGCAATGACCCTCAGCCCAGGCCCCCCTCCATGCCCTCCACTCTGCAGTTTGCTGCAGGAGCATCATGGtctccccttgggctgccagAAGAGGACGGGTGGTGGGTCAGGCACGCCCCCACCTCACCCCGCTGTCTCCGGGGCTTGTTTTCTGTTGCCTGTGGTTTGTTTCAGTGACTCAGGCAGCGAAAGCAAGTCTGGGAGGCTGCGGAGCCACTGCGGGGAGAGCTGCACCTtgggggctgggcaggagagggatgcagggagcagccagggctgctgggctgtaCAGAGCTGGACACCCCCCAGAGGTTCAGGAGAGCTCAGGAGACCAGCTGGGGGAAGAGAAGCCTTTTAAGGGCTGTTACCTCCAAACAGGATTGCTGGGGAATTTCTGGGGAATACCATGGTCTCTGCTCATGTCTCCCCTGCCAGCATCTGCTCTTTGTCCATTATGGAGATGGGCAGCAGAGGTGGAGCACGTGGAGCAGAGGTGGAGCTCGGTAACCAAGGGACCCCCTGTTTCCTAAACACTTTGGACACCCCCTGTCAAGAGGAGACACCAACTCTGTTGGGCTGTGCCCCCTGATTGAGCATCACTTCCCTTGGGCTGCAGCTTCTTATGCAGGGCAGGCACTGTAAATAAAAACTGCGAGTCTGGTATGGCTGTATCCTGATTTCTATTAGGTCCATATCTTGTAATGATCACTTTCCAAAAAGGCAGCTAAATCCAGCATGAGAGCTCATCCTTTTGCCAGACATCAGTGAAACACTGCAGAAGAAGTTGTGAGCTTGGCTGTACAGTGTTGGACTCACGGAGGAGAACTGGTGACAGCTGCTGGCACGCTGCCTGGCTGCCTCAAGCTGTGAGATCCTGTGGGGGGTCCACTCCTGGCCTGGGGGACAGAGACTGACAGCACCCCACAAGTGCATATAACAGCTGGGGCCATGGGTGACAGGGAAAAACCTGGCCAACTGTGTCTTTTTGGAGCTGGTATCACAATTCTCTGTCATAAGTTTCTCCATTAAATGTCCTCCTGTCTTCAGAATgtacccagctctgctcaggacAAGCAGATGAAGATGGGGCCATCCTGGTTTGTGTGGGTGTTGGGGGTTACCCAGCGTCCATGGATCCTAATAAAGATGCGCAGCAGGttgggacagggctgggtgctgtgggatGGTCACAAGCTTACTGTTCCTGGGACAGGGACTATTcaggagagcacagaggagccagggaggtggcagagctgtgggataACCT
This genomic interval carries:
- the CRYBA2 gene encoding beta-crystallin A2; amino-acid sequence: MTSSEAMDTLGQYKITVWEEENFQGKRCEFLMECPSIMERGFRKIRSIKVESGPWVGFEYPEYQGQQFILEKGDYPRWEAWSGNSGYRTEHLLSFRPVKCANHNDSKVILYEAENFQGHKFELSDDYPSLQAMGWGNKEVASIKVNAGAWVAYQYPGYRGYQYVLERDRQNGEFKKYNEYSSQAHTNQIQSIRRVQH